Proteins from one Candidatus Zixiibacteriota bacterium genomic window:
- a CDS encoding PQQ-dependent sugar dehydrogenase: MMDKDNHRERLESVRHVMGILAGVTVLLAFAATSMAAVTTVRIASGLNRPVYLCAPPGDYHRLFVVEQDGMIRIIKDGALLSGAFLDVSAISSCCGERGLLGLAFHPQYAQNGYFYVNYTNNSGSTVIARYSVSADPDSADPAGALILKTIAQPESNHNGGCLQFGPDGKLYVGMGDGGGANDQHGTIGNGQNPGTLLGKLLRLDVDIAAPYVPVDNPYVGVVDTLPEIWAFGLRNPWRFGFDRLNGNLYIADVGQSAREEVDFQPAASAGGENYGWRCMEGTICTGMTGCTCNAPRLTLPIHEYTHSDGCSITGGYVYRGCAIAELAGTYVFADYCAGTIWSFQYDGVTKSNFQDRTAELDPPGTPAISQVTSFGEDAYGELYILDYFDGEAYKIVPAAFADCDSNHIADSCQINRGVSADTNSNGVPDGCESACLCPCHGDPLCDGVPNVSDVVLVVSAAFRGAAPITDPGCPHVDRCDINCDCVTTVQDVVGMVNRAFRGDATPFCDPCALPCP, translated from the coding sequence ATGATGGACAAGGACAACCACAGAGAACGGCTTGAATCGGTGCGACACGTCATGGGAATTCTGGCGGGGGTCACGGTCCTGCTGGCGTTCGCCGCCACGTCGATGGCCGCCGTCACGACCGTCCGCATCGCCTCCGGCCTCAATCGGCCGGTCTATCTGTGCGCCCCGCCCGGCGACTACCATCGCCTCTTTGTGGTCGAGCAGGATGGGATGATCCGCATCATCAAGGACGGGGCCTTGCTTTCGGGGGCCTTTCTCGACGTGAGCGCGATCTCATCGTGCTGTGGCGAACGTGGGCTTCTGGGTCTGGCATTCCACCCCCAGTACGCCCAGAACGGCTATTTCTATGTCAACTACACGAACAACAGCGGCAGCACGGTGATCGCCCGGTACAGCGTCTCCGCCGATCCCGATTCGGCCGACCCGGCCGGCGCCCTGATCCTCAAGACAATCGCCCAGCCGGAGTCGAATCACAACGGCGGGTGTTTGCAGTTCGGTCCCGATGGCAAACTCTATGTCGGGATGGGCGATGGCGGCGGCGCCAATGACCAGCACGGGACGATCGGCAACGGCCAGAACCCGGGGACTCTGCTGGGGAAGCTGCTCCGGCTCGATGTCGACATCGCCGCACCGTATGTTCCGGTCGACAACCCCTACGTCGGGGTGGTGGACACGCTGCCGGAGATCTGGGCGTTCGGCCTGCGCAACCCATGGCGATTCGGTTTCGATCGCCTGAACGGCAATCTCTACATCGCCGACGTCGGCCAGTCGGCCCGCGAGGAGGTCGACTTCCAGCCCGCCGCGAGTGCCGGGGGCGAGAACTACGGTTGGCGCTGCATGGAGGGGACCATATGCACGGGAATGACCGGATGCACGTGCAATGCCCCGCGCCTGACCCTGCCGATCCATGAATACACGCACAGCGACGGGTGTTCGATCACGGGCGGATACGTGTATCGCGGCTGCGCCATCGCGGAACTGGCGGGAACCTATGTCTTTGCCGACTACTGCGCCGGGACGATCTGGAGCTTCCAGTACGACGGCGTGACGAAGTCCAACTTCCAGGATCGCACCGCCGAGCTGGACCCGCCCGGGACTCCGGCCATCAGCCAGGTGACCTCATTCGGCGAAGATGCCTACGGCGAGCTGTACATCCTGGACTACTTCGACGGCGAGGCCTACAAAATCGTACCGGCCGCGTTCGCCGACTGCGACTCGAACCACATCGCCGATTCCTGCCAGATCAACCGTGGCGTGTCCGCCGACACGAATTCCAACGGTGTTCCGGACGGTTGCGAGTCGGCATGCCTCTGTCCCTGTCACGGCGACCCGCTGTGTGACGGGGTACCGAACGTCAGTGATGTCGTCCTCGTCGTGAGTGCCGCGTTTCGCGGCGCCGCTCCGATCACGGACCCCGGGTGTCCGCACGTGGATCGCTGCGACATCAACTGCGATTGCGTGACCACCGTGCAAGACGTCGTGGGGATGGTCAACCGCGCTTTCCGCGGCGACGCGACGCCCTTCTGCGATCCCTGCGCCCTCCCCTGCCCGTGA
- a CDS encoding MBL fold metallo-hydrolase: MISLSFHGAARTVTGSKYLVGNGTESLLVDCGVFQGLKELRLRNWDRPRFDAAALGAVILSHAHVDHSAYLPRLYHLGFRGPVWCSEPTARLAEILLYDAAHLQEEDARFLNKKQATRHKPALPLFTVEDVRAVLRLFRTVTFEQQVRLSPTFSFRLHLVGHILGAGSVVVTVRDDGAERVVCFSGDVGRYGRPLLPDPLPPPSCDYLVCESTYGDRRHEQGDPAETVAALVHRIVDTGGVLLIPAFAVGRAQEIVFILRTLVDRGAIPKLPIHVDGPMAIDATKIFCDFPRLHRLGPGVRRDPGCALHAPYITYHRTPESSKALNALPGPRIIIAGSGMLTGGRILHHLMHRMERPETIIALAGFQATGTRGRDLLDGKRVLRFHGREHEIHADVVEIAGLSAHADYGELMRWLAPLTDPPRMTFVTHGEPHAAIAMAERLTNERGFATTVPELGDEVAL, translated from the coding sequence ATGATCTCCCTCTCCTTCCATGGCGCCGCGCGCACGGTCACCGGGTCCAAATACCTCGTCGGCAACGGCACCGAATCGTTGTTGGTTGACTGCGGCGTCTTTCAGGGTCTCAAGGAACTGCGGCTGCGCAACTGGGACCGACCGCGTTTCGACGCGGCGGCTCTCGGCGCGGTGATACTCTCGCACGCGCACGTCGATCATTCGGCCTATCTGCCGCGCTTGTATCACCTGGGGTTCCGCGGCCCGGTCTGGTGCTCGGAACCGACCGCGCGCCTCGCTGAGATCCTTCTGTACGACGCGGCGCACCTGCAAGAGGAGGATGCGCGATTCCTCAACAAGAAGCAGGCGACGCGCCACAAGCCCGCCCTCCCCCTGTTCACCGTCGAGGATGTCCGGGCCGTGCTGCGGCTGTTTCGAACTGTGACGTTCGAACAACAGGTCCGGCTGTCACCCACGTTCTCATTTCGACTGCACCTGGTGGGGCACATCCTGGGAGCCGGTTCGGTTGTGGTCACGGTGCGTGACGACGGTGCGGAGCGCGTGGTGTGTTTCAGCGGCGATGTGGGGCGGTATGGCCGTCCCCTGCTTCCTGATCCGTTGCCGCCGCCGTCATGCGACTACCTGGTGTGCGAATCGACCTATGGCGATCGCCGGCACGAGCAAGGTGATCCCGCGGAGACCGTCGCCGCGTTGGTGCATCGCATCGTCGACACCGGTGGCGTGCTGTTGATCCCGGCGTTCGCCGTCGGACGCGCCCAGGAGATCGTCTTCATCCTGCGCACACTCGTCGACCGGGGCGCCATCCCGAAGCTCCCGATCCACGTGGATGGCCCGATGGCCATCGATGCCACGAAGATCTTCTGCGACTTTCCACGACTACACCGTCTGGGGCCGGGAGTCCGCCGCGACCCCGGCTGTGCGCTGCACGCCCCGTACATCACGTACCATCGCACACCGGAGTCTTCCAAGGCGCTCAACGCGCTGCCGGGGCCGCGGATCATCATCGCCGGGTCGGGGATGTTGACCGGCGGCCGGATTCTCCATCATCTGATGCACCGGATGGAGCGCCCCGAGACGATCATCGCCCTGGCCGGTTTCCAGGCCACCGGGACACGGGGGCGCGATCTGTTGGACGGAAAACGCGTGCTCCGTTTTCATGGCCGCGAGCATGAGATCCACGCCGATGTCGTCGAGATTGCCGGCCTGTCGGCCCACGCCGACTATGGCGAGTTGATGCGCTGGCTGGCGCCTTTGACCGATCCGCCCCGCATGACATTTGTGACTCATGGCGAGCCACACGCGGCCATCGCGATGGCCGAGCGCCTCACAAACGAGCGGGGATTCGCGACGACAGTGCCGGAGCTTGGTGACGAGGTCGCCTTGTGA
- a CDS encoding cytidylate kinase-like family protein: MTSIEALVDRQLRRRALLEQARGVPPHTATPSGPLRVITVSRETGSGGRTLAARLARRLNFEFVDRQILDLLIENTGARERLIASLDERTRSGIDLWVEGILTGRYVDRSEYRHLLAQTITTLAEHGDAVILGRAANVILRGRGGLHVRVVAPRAQRIDNLVGPGHLVPAEAEKRVTRMDDERRRFYAQGFGADIDNARDYHLVINSGQMPLDAAEALILLAWDRYLGAV; this comes from the coding sequence GTGACATCGATCGAAGCGTTGGTTGACCGGCAGTTGCGACGCCGGGCTCTGCTGGAGCAGGCGAGGGGTGTCCCACCGCACACGGCGACTCCGTCCGGGCCGCTGCGGGTGATCACGGTCTCGCGCGAGACCGGCTCGGGAGGACGTACCCTGGCCGCTCGCCTGGCGCGCCGCCTGAACTTCGAATTCGTCGACCGCCAGATCCTCGACCTGTTGATCGAGAACACCGGCGCGCGCGAGCGGCTGATCGCCTCATTGGATGAACGGACGCGCTCGGGGATCGATCTGTGGGTGGAAGGGATTCTCACCGGCCGCTATGTGGACCGGTCGGAGTATCGCCATTTGCTGGCGCAGACGATCACGACATTGGCCGAACACGGCGACGCCGTCATTCTCGGTCGCGCCGCCAACGTCATTCTCCGTGGCCGGGGCGGGCTGCATGTTCGGGTCGTCGCGCCACGGGCGCAGCGCATCGATAATCTCGTGGGTCCGGGGCACTTGGTACCAGCGGAGGCCGAAAAACGCGTGACCCGGATGGACGACGAGCGGCGGCGATTTTATGCACAGGGGTTCGGTGCCGACATCGACAACGCGCGCGACTACCATCTGGTCATCAACAGTGGGCAAATGCCGCTTGATGCCGCTGAGGCGTTGATCCTGTTGGCATGGGATCGCTATCTCGGCGCTGTTTAG